From Aegilops tauschii subsp. strangulata cultivar AL8/78 chromosome 5, Aet v6.0, whole genome shotgun sequence:
GTCCGACGGCCTGCTCTCCCGCCTCCGGCTTGGCTCGTTCGTCTCCCGCGCCGCGGCGCTCGACTCGCTCGCCGAATCTGTCCGGTCGTCCCAGCCGGGGTCGTGCTCTGCCGCTGCTGTGTCTGCGGTCGCCGCGATGCTcgactccggcgacctcctcccaGCCTCCCGCGACAAGGCCGTGTCCGTGCTGGCCGCGTTCGCGTCCTCCGAGGCCACGTGCCGGTTCTTGGCTCAGGAGTCGGGCACCGTCGTGCCGCACCTCTGCCGCGCGCTCGAGTCCGGCGGTGCCAGCGCCGAGCAGGCGTGCGTCGCACTGGAGTCTCTCACCGCCTCGTCGCGGGACGCAGCGGCGACCGTCTCGGCGCGCGGTGGCGTGGCCGCGCTTCTCGTGGCCTGTGCAGCCGGCACCCCGTCGTCGCAGGCCGCGGCCGCGGGCGTGCTCCGGAACATCGCCGCGTTCCCGGACCTGCTCCCCGCGTTCAGCGAAGAGGGCGCGATCCCCTTGCTCGTGCAGCTCGTCTCGCTCGGCACCCCGCGGGCGCAGGAGCACGCGCTCGGCTGCCTCCGGAACGTAACGGCCAGCGACGGCGGCGAGGGTCAGAGCCTCAAGGTCGAGGCGTTCCAAGCAGGCGCCCTGGCGTGCGTCAAGGACTTCCTGAACTCATGCCGCGGCGACGAGCCGGGCCTGGCGCCGGCGTTCGGGCTGCTCCGTAACATGGCCTCGTTCCGCCTCATCGCGGAGATAGCCGTGTCCGCCACCTTCCTCAGCCACGTCGTGGCCGCGCTGGGCAGCGACGAGGCCAACACCCGCACGGAGGCCGCCATGGCGCTGGCGGAGCTCTGCCACATCAGCAGCGGCAAGGCGAGGGGGGAGGTCGGGGACGCGATGCCGAGGCTGGTGTGGATGCTGGAGGCCAAGGCCGTGGCGGAGAGGGACGCGGCCGCGAGGGCGCTGGCCACGCTGGTCGCCGCGAGCAGCAGCTACCGGGCGCTGTTCCggaaggaggagatggggatCGTGAACGTGGTCCGGCTGCTGGACCCGGCAGTCCGGGGCGGCGACAAGCGGTTCTCCGTGTCGGTGCTGCTGGGCGTGTCGCAGTCCCGGCGGTGCCGGAAGCAGATGGTGGCCGCCGGCGCGTGCGGGTTCGTGCAGGCGCTGCTGGCCGCCGAGGTGGACGGCGCCAAGAAGCTCTCCGAGTGCCTCGGCCGGGGCAAGATGCTCGGCGTGTTCCCCCGGACATGACATGACGGCGATCAACCTGCTGCCTTTGCATGTATGTGCTTCATCGACCCTGCCTTCCTCAATCCACGGATTCAGCTCGCTCATCCATTTTCTCTTTACGAATCCCTGTATGTATATTGTTGGTTTTTCATACGAGTGGTAGCTTAGATTTAGATGACGATGACGAGTGTTTTAGTCAGTGTGCGTGAACCCAATAAGAACACGAAAAAGATTGTAATTAATCTCTGATGCGATCATGTGAAGAAATCAATCTTCATTCACCGTCGAACCAGTCGTTGTGCGTGTGTCTGTCTGACGAACAGAAGATGTTGAGAGTATGACCTGCCTCTGCTCACCGTCACTGTCTAGGTGCTATCGCATCGACCGAAATGTATTAATAATGCCGGCAACTGCGACATTACGAATCATTATCGGTTGCTATCGATTGTGGCTAAGATCATCTTGGAGTTAGGTGGGCACTAGGCTGTTTTCCGCGGTCATGAGCTGCTTGCTATGTAGGGAGACAGGCTTGCAGGGGACACTTTCTCTGAAAGGAAATGCTACAGGTTGGCAAGGATTTCCAAAGAGGGGTATAGATGCGTGCAGGGTTCTTCACTGGGAGTACACACTACCTCATGTCATGTTACTCTTTCCTGATCGTTCTTCCTTTTTTGGTGTGCAAACAAACAAACGGTTTGGGGCCGCATTCATGAACCAGCATGAATGGTGTGGGCATCGCATCGCGGCGTCAGATTCAGATTTGGGTGTGTGTAGCAGCATCTGAAGAACACTGCATGCATTTTTCTTTTCTTGCGACGACTAATCGTGCAAGAATCTGCATTGTTATCCGTAACCCTGCTCGATCTCCGTGCTGGTCAACCGTTGATAATCATGTACTCGTATTGCTTCTTCCGAGCTGCATGCATGATGCGCAGTCAGTCACGTGGCCACTGACGGACCTGCAGGTAGAAATGCAGAATGGTCACtcgcaaaaaaaaagaagaagcagaaTGGTAGGGGTAGG
This genomic window contains:
- the LOC109746077 gene encoding uncharacterized protein, coding for MQPPPESTGDALAECFRLLDELPAAAALSPAFRRHWPSISASLSSLSASLSHPTFPPSAPLLEPLASALSALMSVCSGPPLGHLHTVSLLSSSAASLSQLAADARLLVSPAEGNGSESDGLLSRLRLGSFVSRAAALDSLAESVRSSQPGSCSAAAVSAVAAMLDSGDLLPASRDKAVSVLAAFASSEATCRFLAQESGTVVPHLCRALESGGASAEQACVALESLTASSRDAAATVSARGGVAALLVACAAGTPSSQAAAAGVLRNIAAFPDLLPAFSEEGAIPLLVQLVSLGTPRAQEHALGCLRNVTASDGGEGQSLKVEAFQAGALACVKDFLNSCRGDEPGLAPAFGLLRNMASFRLIAEIAVSATFLSHVVAALGSDEANTRTEAAMALAELCHISSGKARGEVGDAMPRLVWMLEAKAVAERDAAARALATLVAASSSYRALFRKEEMGIVNVVRLLDPAVRGGDKRFSVSVLLGVSQSRRCRKQMVAAGACGFVQALLAAEVDGAKKLSECLGRGKMLGVFPRT